GGGATTTCAGTCTCCAATGACATGGTGGTAAAGGCGATTAGGCTGGTAAAAGAACGCATTCATTTTATCGGTGAACTATGGGACCAATCATACTTTTTCTTCGTGGCACCCACCGGGTATGATGAAAAAACGGTGAAAAAACGCTGGAAAGAAGAGACTCCTGCGCAGATGAAGCAATTAGCAGCATTGCTTGAAGGAACAGACGACTTTTCTGCAAAAAACCAGGAGAAAACTGTAATGGATTGGATCCAACAGAACCAATTACATACCGGAAACGTTATGAATGCATTCCGGTTGGCCATCGTAGGTGCAGGAAAAGGGCCGCATATGTTCGACATTACCGAAGTGATTGGTAAAGAGGAAACACTCCACCGTTTGGAACAGGCAATATCTACTCTGCCGTAAAGGTAAATTTAATTCTGTATAACAGCAATGGATATCGATTTTGTGATTACCTGGGTTGATATGGACGACCCGCAATGGAAAGCCGATTTCACCAAATATTCGGGTAAAATCGACAACTCGAAGAATGAGGTTTCCGAAGCCCGTTTCCGTGACTATGGCTTTCTGAAATATTGGTTCAGAGGGGTAGAGAAATTTGCGCCATGGGTGAGGAAAATACATTTCGTCACCTGTGGTCAAAAGCCGGAATGGCTCAATCCCGATCACCCCAAGCTTGCCCTGGTAAATCACAGTGACTATATCCCCACCAAGTTTTTACCCGTATTCAACTCTTCACTTATAGAGATATATCTTCATAAAATCCCTGACCTGGCTGATCGTTTTGTTTACTTCAACGATGATTTCTTTATCATCAACCATATAGGAGAGGATCGTTTTTATACCAATGGGTTACCCAATGATATTGCCGCATTCCGCTACAATTCAGGAATGGGATTATGGTCGAAATGCCTGAAGAACAATATCAGGATTATCAACGAAAGGTTTGATAAACATGAAGTGCTACAACGCGATCAGGATAAATGGTTTCATCCTTCCTACGGTAAAAAAGCTAATCTGACGCGATTACTGAGACCTTATGGAAAGTTTGTGACACTTATCACGCCGCATAATGCCCAACCCTACCTCAAGTCGACTTTTGAAGAGGTCTGGGACTATGCCGGGGACAAATTGACTGCGGTATCGACTAACCGCTTTCGGAGCCCGGAGGATTATACTCAGGAACTGTTCCGTACCTGGCAGATCTGCCGGTCTAACTTCGAACCCTACAATACCTACAAGAATACAAAAATGTTCCCGCTCGTACTACGATCCAAGCAGGCGATAAAAGCTATCTACGATCAGAGTTATAAATTGATCTGCCTCAACGACAACGCCCATATCAGGAATTATACCCGGGTGATGCAGGAGATAGAAAAGGCATTTGAAACTATCTTACCGGAAAAATCCTGGTTTGAATTATAGTCATATCCACACTCTATGCTATGGAGAAAGAGCCATTAATTTCTGTTATCATCCCTGTCTATAACGGAGAGAAGTATATAAGGCCATGTATGGAAAACATGCTTAACCAATCGTATAAGAATCTGGAGATTATTGTCGTAAACGACGGTTCCACTGATCAGTCCGGAATTATCACACAAGAATATCCGGTACAAGTGATCCATCTCGGGCAGAATCGGGGTTTGTCAGCAGCCAGAAATATCGGGATAGACACAGCCAAAGGTCAATATATTCATTTCATGGACATAGATGATGCTGTTAATCCCGATTACTACAGGGAAATGGCGAAAGCTGTTAAGGAAACCGATGCTGACATAGCCTGCGGTGGTATGTGGAATGAAAGATTCAATTATAAATCGCAACGCTTCAGGAAAACCAAAGTATATACCTCGACACACGATAAACTCAAAGCTACTTATGTCGGGAAATGGGGATATGTATGGCGATACCTTTTCAAAGTTGATTTTCTAAAAAAGCATAATTTGAGATTTGAGGAAGGACGTCTTGTGGAGGACCTTATATTCTCTTTTCATGCAGTATACTATGCCGATAAATTAGTAGTCGTGCCCAATACTATCTATTTCTATTATAATTGGGAAAATTCCATATCAACAATCCGGGAGAAAGCACATCGTGAAAAATATCGTCGGGATTGGCTTCATGCAAGATCCTATATTCTCAATTTTGCTGATGAACACAATTTTAAAATACCCGGAATTAACTCGGACAAGATCTCTTATATCTGGAGAAAATATATATCACGGCATTTTTGACAGGCTCTTTCCTGAAAAAGATTTACCCACCACCCTTACTCTTTTTACGCTCATCACGGGTAATGGGTTTCCATAAGTCATCTAAAATATCTCCGCTTTAGTTGCATACATATCGGATCAGGATGCAAAAGTTGAGGTGGGCAAGAACTACTTTTCGAAAGAGGATTTCTCCGGAAATAACGCCTCCAGAAAAGGTTTTATTCTTTCGCGGTCTATGTCTTTGGTGCGTTGACTATCATTTAAACAAAACAGATCCGGTTGGTATTTATTTATCCGGTCGGCATATTTGTGTTTATGAACAAGTATGCGGTTCGATTCTTTCCGTCCCACATATTTCATATCTCCTTTACCCACAGCCAATGAGT
This window of the Proteiniphilum saccharofermentans genome carries:
- a CDS encoding Stealth CR1 domain-containing protein, which produces MDIDFVITWVDMDDPQWKADFTKYSGKIDNSKNEVSEARFRDYGFLKYWFRGVEKFAPWVRKIHFVTCGQKPEWLNPDHPKLALVNHSDYIPTKFLPVFNSSLIEIYLHKIPDLADRFVYFNDDFFIINHIGEDRFYTNGLPNDIAAFRYNSGMGLWSKCLKNNIRIINERFDKHEVLQRDQDKWFHPSYGKKANLTRLLRPYGKFVTLITPHNAQPYLKSTFEEVWDYAGDKLTAVSTNRFRSPEDYTQELFRTWQICRSNFEPYNTYKNTKMFPLVLRSKQAIKAIYDQSYKLICLNDNAHIRNYTRVMQEIEKAFETILPEKSWFEL
- a CDS encoding glycosyltransferase; protein product: MENMLNQSYKNLEIIVVNDGSTDQSGIITQEYPVQVIHLGQNRGLSAARNIGIDTAKGQYIHFMDIDDAVNPDYYREMAKAVKETDADIACGGMWNERFNYKSQRFRKTKVYTSTHDKLKATYVGKWGYVWRYLFKVDFLKKHNLRFEEGRLVEDLIFSFHAVYYADKLVVVPNTIYFYYNWENSISTIREKAHREKYRRDWLHARSYILNFADEHNFKIPGINSDKISYIWRKYISRHF